The genomic stretch TGAAGTACCGCCCGGACATCCCCCGCAAGGTGTCCATCAACGAGGCGGTGGAGCTGGGCAAGAACTTCGGGACGGAGGAGTCGAGCGCCTTCGTCAACGGACTCCTGGACCGCGTGGCGGTCGCACTCGGGAAGCCGTGAGCCAGACGACCCCCCTGGATGTGGGCTTCGAGGGCCTGGACGCGCTGGGCGACGTGGATGCCCTGTGTCTGTTCGTGGCCGAGGACGATCGCCCCCTGCCGGCCACGGCGGGGTTCGTGGACTGGCGCCTGTGCGGCGCGCTGTCTCGGGTACTCCAGGGGGGCTTCTTCACCGGAGTGAAGGACGACTGGCTCCTGTTGCCATCGGACGGGAAGCTGCCCGTGCCGCGCATCTTCGTGGTGGGCCTGGGCCCCCGGAAGAAGCTCGACGCCGCTTCTCTGGGAGCGGCGTTGGCCGGCGCGGCGACGGTGCTGGGCCGGGCGAAGGTGAACGCGGTGGCCCTGGAGGTCCCGGCGGGGGGGCTCCTGGATGACACCGCCCGGATGGAGGCCTACCAGCGGCACTTCCTGCCGGCGTTCAAGGGAGGACGGGTGTCCCTCCTGGCGGACAAGGCGCTCGTGCGATTGCTGCCAGCCCGCAAGGGCTGACGCTCGGCGGACGCACCCCGAGTCTGGTAGCATCGGGGGCCCGGGGCGAGAGCGCGCATGAGGTTCAAGGTGCTGATCGTGGAGGACTCCAAGGCGTCGCGCGAGTTCATC from Myxococcaceae bacterium JPH2 encodes the following:
- a CDS encoding peptidase M17, which produces MSQTTPLDVGFEGLDALGDVDALCLFVAEDDRPLPATAGFVDWRLCGALSRVLQGGFFTGVKDDWLLLPSDGKLPVPRIFVVGLGPRKKLDAASLGAALAGAATVLGRAKVNAVALEVPAGGLLDDTARMEAYQRHFLPAFKGGRVSLLADKALVRLLPARKG